The proteins below are encoded in one region of Hordeum vulgare subsp. vulgare chromosome 3H, MorexV3_pseudomolecules_assembly, whole genome shotgun sequence:
- the LOC123442146 gene encoding F-box protein At5g49610-like: protein MGKAARSGALHGLLEDIVVWEVLIRLPPKALLRCRAVCRAWRSATSTREFLLAHHAHQPVLPLLDNGSYLNLDDPIDICCFDYRPGLAAPDQLQSVAFLDLGDDISYCQPVASCDGLLIFFIDDAELFICNPATREYAPIPSPPNQHWTLLGMYPHTLTDEYRLLLYSCERNPGNHEPAHACQVLSLGSGQPPRHIGWPDAITTAILMELRPPVLFRGNLHWIPSDDDSESTMIMVFDTTSELFRQMRTPVVNDCANLFEIDGKLGMAILNVATTIEIWMLQDYEKEIWIINCRIELPVAEIKVRCDNYDGRLDFHVVLVPGDGELLVLVQLAEWLFQLGTDGKLVTALHRKEVDATYLQLKQTLVPHTFFHTLEGYVVNAPPFI from the coding sequence ATGGGCAAGGCCGCAAGGTCAGGAGCCCTCCATGGCCTCCTGGAAGATATCGTCGTCTGGGAGGTCCTCATTCGCCTGCCGCCCAAAGCCCTCCTTCGTTGCCGTGCCGTCTGCCGCGCCTGGCGCAGCGCCACCTCCACCCGCGAATTTCTCCTCGCACACCACGCCCACCAACCCGTCCTCCCCCTCCTAGACAACGGCAGCTACCTAAACCTCGACGACCCCATAGACATCTGCTGCTTCGACTATCGGCCAgggctggccgcccctgaccagcTCCAGTCCGTCGCCTTCTTGGATCTGGGCGACGATATCTCCTACTGTCAACCGGTTGCCTCCTGTGATggcctcctcatcttcttcattgACGACGCCGAATTGTTCATCTGCAATCCGGCAACTCGTGAGTATGCTCCCATCCCGTCGCCTCCGAATCAGCACTGGACCCTCCTCGGAATGTATCCTCACACCCTGACCGACGAGTACAGGCTACTCCTCTACTCGTGCGAGCGTAACCCAGGCAATCATGAGCCAGCTCATGCGTGCCAAGTCTTGTCGTTGGGCTCCGGTCAGCCGCCGAGGCACATCGGGTGGCCAGATGCCATTACAACTGCTATTTTGATGGAATTACGCCCTCCTGTGCTATTCCGCGGTAACCTGCATTGGATCCCGTCCGATGATGACAGCGAAAGCACGATGATAATGGTGTTCGACACCACATCTGAGTTGTTCCGGCAAATGCGTACCCCCGTTGTTAATGACTGTGCTAACCTGTTTGAGATAGACGGCAAGCTCGGCATGGCCATCTTGAATGTGGCGACAACCATTGAGATCTGGATGTTGCAAGACTATGAAAAGGAGATCTGGATCATCAATTGCCGGATTGAATTACCGGTTGCGGAGATCAAAGTGCGATGTGACAATTATGACGGCCGGTTGGATTTTCATGTGGTGCTCGTGCCTGGCGATGGTGAGCTGCTTGTGCTGGTACAACTTGCCGAGTGGCTATTTCAGCTTGGTACGGATGGCAAGTTGGTCACCGCATTACATCGCAAAGAAGTCGATGCTACTTATCTTCAGCTCAAGCAAACTCTTGTTCCGCATACATTCTTTCACACACTAGAGGGTTATGTTGTGAATGCTCCGCCATTCATCTGA